The Thermodesulfobacteriota bacterium region ACCCCACCCAGGCCAAGCAGGCCCTGGCGCAGGCAGCCCAGCTGGCGCCGTGGGATCCGCGCCCCCAGGGCGGCCTGGTGGATATCGCCCGGGGCGAAGGCAACTGGATCGGCGTGGTGGCGGCCCTCAACCGAGTGACTCATATCGATCCCGGAGCCGTCCAGGTCTGGATCGAGCTGGCAGAAGCCTTGTGCAAGCTGCACCGGTACACCCGGGGGCTGGCGGCAGCCGACCGGGCGCTGGCTCTCGCCCCCGGCCAGCCCGATGCCCTCCTGCTCAAAGGTATGGCCCTGGCGGCGCTGGGGCGCATGCGGGAGGCCATCGACACCCTGCGCGCCGGGCTCGATGGCCAGCCGGCGAATCCGGCGTGGGGCTGGAACAGTCTTGGTCGCATCTATTCCTTCCTTGGCCTCTGGCCCGAAGCCATTGAGGCCTTCCGCGAGGCAGTACGACTGGACCCGGCCAACCTCGCCTGGACCGGAGAGCTGGGGGTCGCCCTCAAGGATGGCGGCCTTCGCCAGGAGGCGCTCTTTCTCTTCGAAAGGCTTGCCGACCAGAAGCCGGAGGACCCGTTTCCCTGGCGTCAACTTGGCTACACCAATGCCCTTCTCTTCCGGCCCGAGGCGGCTATCCCGGCCCTGGAGCGGTCCCTGGCTCTCGACCCCAGGGATCCCAAGGTCTGGAACGCCCTCCTGGAGATGTACCACGCGGCCGGCCGGACGGACGATGTCCGCCGGGGCTTCCAGCGCCTCTTTGTCCTGGATCGAGCCTGGGCTGACGACGCGTACCGCCGGCTGCTGCTGCCCTACGAGGCCCGGCCATGAAGGGCCTGGTGCTGCTTGTTCTGGGAATAGCCACGCCGGCCGCGGCCGGTGAGGCCGAGCTGGTCTTCGACCAGGTGCGGCGCTCCGTGGTGACCGTCACGGCCTTGGATGAGCGCGGGCAGGCGGAGTGGGAGGGCAGCGGTGTCGCCGTCGCCGAGGGCCAGGTGCTCACCAACTGCCATGTGATCGACGACGCCCAGGAGGTTCGGGTGCACCTGGCGGATCAGGATCTTCCTGCCCGGCCGCATCTCGCTGACCGGCCGCGGGACCTGTGCGTCCTTGCCGTCCCGGGCCTCGCCGCCGCCCCCGTTCGGACGCGGCCGTTCGCCGCCGTGTTTGTCGGCGAACGGGTCTATGCCGTGGGCAACCCTCTGGGGTTGGGCCTGGCGGTGAGCGCTGGTCTCATTGCGGCGCTGGACCAGGAGGAGCCAGGCATCTACACCACGGCTCCCTTGTCGCCCGGCTCCAGCGGTGGTGGTCTCTTTGACGCCCAGGGCCGGCTGGTCGGCATCACCACCCGGGTTCTGGCCTTTGCCCAGAATTTCAACCTCGCTCTGCCCGCCGACTGGGTGGCCGAAGTCGCCAGCCGCGGGGTCGTGGTGACAGACCCGCCGGCACCGCCCGAGCCGGACCCCAACTGGCTCGCCCGGGCCGAGGCCCTGCGTCTGGCCGCTGAATGGCCAGGGCTGGTCGACTGGGCCGCCCGCTGGCGCAGCGAGTATCCCACCTCAGCCGTGGCCGCCACCTTTCAGGGGCAGGCCCTGTCCAACCTTGGCCGCCCTGTGGAGGCCAAGGTCGCGCTCCTGGAGGCGGCAGGCCTTGAGCCCAGGAATGAGCTGGTCTGGCCGTACCTGGCGATCGTTCGCCGCACCCTGGGGGAAGAGGAGGCCGCCCAGGACCTTGGCCACGCCATGGCCCTGGCGCCAAAGCTCGGCTATCTCTGGCGGATTCAGGCCGAGTGGCAGCTGCAGGATGGCGACCTGCCGGCGTCTCTGGTCTCCCTGCAGGAATCCCTGCGGCGAGAGCCGGGTGACCCGGAGACCTGGGCGCTCCTGGGCCAGGTCCAATTCAGGCTCGGGGATCAGACAGCGGCGGTCGAGGCCTACCGGGCAGCGGTGCGCCTCAAGCCGGCCGATGCGGTTGCCCAGAGTGGCCTGGCCATGGCCCTGGCCGCCGCGGGACGCCTGGACGAGGCCCGCTCGGTGCTGGCGGCCGCCGCCGGGCTGCCCGAGCGCGATGCCAGGGTCTGGCTGCGGATTGGCGAGCTGCTGGAGCAGCAGAGCTCCCACGGGCAGGCGGAGGAGGCCTTCCGTCAGGCCTTGTCCCTGGATCCCGCGCTCGTGGAGGCGGCACACCGATTGGCTGGATCTTTGAGGAAGACCAGACGCCTGGCCGAGGCGGCCGCAGTGCTCCGGCAGGCCCTGGGCAGCCAGTCGGAGAACGCGTCTCTGTGGATGGACCTGGGCCGGACCCTCCTGGGGCAAGGGGACCCGGTCGCGGCCATGGCGGCCCTGGAACAGGCCTGCGCCCTCGACCGCAGCCTTGCCAGCGCCTGGCGTCTCCTGTCCGAGGTCCGATTCGACACCGGGGACCTGAGCGGCGCCTTGGCGGCCCTGGAGCAGGTGACCCGGCTGCGGCCCCAGGACGCCCAGGTGTGGGCCGAGCTGGGGCGGGTGCAGCAGCGCATGGGGCGGCCCGAGGAGGCCTTCGTGGCCTTCACCGAGGCCGCCCGTCTCGACCCGGAGAACGAGATGGCCCTGCAAGGACTGACCGCTCACCACGGCTCGCGCCAGGAGCATGAGCGGTCTTTGGCCTATGCCGAGCGGAGCGTGGCGCTGTCCCCTGGCTCACCTGCGGCCTGGAGCAACAAGGGCTATGCCCTTCTCAAGCTGGGGCGCTATGCCGAGGCCGCCGAGGCCTTGGAGACAGCGGTCAGGCTGCAGCCGGACAGGAGCAACAGCCTGATCAACCTGGGTGAGGCGTTCTTGCGCCAGGGACAGCTGGGCCAAGCCATCACCACCCTGGAGAAGGCCATCCGCGTGGCGCCTGCGGCCCCGGACGCCCGCCTCTTTGCAGCCCAGGCCTATGCCGCCAGCGGGCAGCTCGGCCCGGCAGCCCAGCATCTGACCGCCCTGACAGAGATCACCCCAGGCTTCGCACCGGGCTGGGCCATGCTGACCCTGGTCCTCCTGGACCAGAACCGGCCCCAGGAGGCGAAGACTGCCTACGGTCGCCTCCGGGACTTGAGCGCGGCCCTGGCCCAGGAGACACGGAGCCGGGCCCTGACCCAGGGCCTGCCCGGGGCAGCCGCGCTGGCGGAGTAAGAGACGTGGTAGCCAATGCCGGCGTGAGGTGCTATCATGATGGCATTCAGACGCCAGCACAGGAGGTGAGCCCATGCCCAATATCAGCATCCGCGGCATCGATGCCGAAACCGATCGTCTACTCAGACAGGCGGCGAATCGCCGTGGGAAAAGCGTCAATGCCCAGGTGATCGAGCTTATCCGTCAGGGCTTGGGGGTCGGGAATTCCGCCAAGGGAATAACCTTGCATACCGACCTGGACCATCTGGCCGGAACCTGGAGCCAGGAAGATGCCGACGAGTTTTCTGCGCGTATCACGACCTTGTCGGAAGTGGACGAGACCCTGTGGAGATGAGACAGGTGCTGTTGGACACCAATGCCTATGTGGCCTTCAAGCGAGGCATGCCGGAGGCCGTGAGCATCGTTCAGATGGCGGACAGGATCGGTCTGGCCAGCGTGGTCCTTGGTGAGCTGCTGGCCGGATTCTTGGGCGGGCGGCAGGAGGCCGTGAACCGGAGCGAGCTTGCCGAATTCGTGGCCTCCTCCCGGGTGCTTTGCTTGCAGGTGGGTGAGCGGACAGCCGAGTACTATGCGGCGGTCTTCCACAGCCTGCGTCGTAAGGGACGTCCCATTCCCACCAACGACTTGTGGATCGCAGCTACCGCACTTGAACACGGCTTCAAGCTCTTCTCCTTCGACAGCCATTTCTCAGCCATCGATGGGCTGTTGGTGGCCTGCCATCCCGAAGGCTTCCTCCCTTGACTCCCGCACCATCCTCCCGCCGTAGCTCCAGCCGGCCCGGAGGGCTCACCAAATCTTCTGGAGAATGATTCCATCCATCGGCTGGAGTGTACGTGGGACACCGGGCTGCCATCATTGTAGCGCCCTTGTGATTCGAGATTGACCGCGTCCGCGACACATGGCTTGCCGGCACAGCGCAGCCGCACGAAAGAATTCTCTGCT contains the following coding sequences:
- a CDS encoding tetratricopeptide repeat protein, which translates into the protein MKGLVLLVLGIATPAAAGEAELVFDQVRRSVVTVTALDERGQAEWEGSGVAVAEGQVLTNCHVIDDAQEVRVHLADQDLPARPHLADRPRDLCVLAVPGLAAAPVRTRPFAAVFVGERVYAVGNPLGLGLAVSAGLIAALDQEEPGIYTTAPLSPGSSGGGLFDAQGRLVGITTRVLAFAQNFNLALPADWVAEVASRGVVVTDPPAPPEPDPNWLARAEALRLAAEWPGLVDWAARWRSEYPTSAVAATFQGQALSNLGRPVEAKVALLEAAGLEPRNELVWPYLAIVRRTLGEEEAAQDLGHAMALAPKLGYLWRIQAEWQLQDGDLPASLVSLQESLRREPGDPETWALLGQVQFRLGDQTAAVEAYRAAVRLKPADAVAQSGLAMALAAAGRLDEARSVLAAAAGLPERDARVWLRIGELLEQQSSHGQAEEAFRQALSLDPALVEAAHRLAGSLRKTRRLAEAAAVLRQALGSQSENASLWMDLGRTLLGQGDPVAAMAALEQACALDRSLASAWRLLSEVRFDTGDLSGALAALEQVTRLRPQDAQVWAELGRVQQRMGRPEEAFVAFTEAARLDPENEMALQGLTAHHGSRQEHERSLAYAERSVALSPGSPAAWSNKGYALLKLGRYAEAAEALETAVRLQPDRSNSLINLGEAFLRQGQLGQAITTLEKAIRVAPAAPDARLFAAQAYAASGQLGPAAQHLTALTEITPGFAPGWAMLTLVLLDQNRPQEAKTAYGRLRDLSAALAQETRSRALTQGLPGAAALAE
- a CDS encoding type II toxin-antitoxin system VapC family toxin, whose amino-acid sequence is MRQVLLDTNAYVAFKRGMPEAVSIVQMADRIGLASVVLGELLAGFLGGRQEAVNRSELAEFVASSRVLCLQVGERTAEYYAAVFHSLRRKGRPIPTNDLWIAATALEHGFKLFSFDSHFSAIDGLLVACHPEGFLP